In the Hyalangium ruber genome, one interval contains:
- a CDS encoding HEAT repeat domain-containing protein, giving the protein MARPLSLAVLLFLTGCASGAFQRARDADTVEAYRDFLREHPKDDLAEAAEARIEELEFARAKKLHTVLAYKRFLEEHPESAHERAARSLLEGLRFNAAKEAGTAAAWRQFLADHPEGAQRDEAKRLLAEAEQKELAVSEDPKQLSAFLREAGDDPRRQEVESKLDDQAFTQAKASGAAKLFGYLRDFPAGRHREEAKVRLLDLEVEGLLVSGLLEEAEARVKTHPLGPQLKDFPERLSRARSAREALANREPLVQAAHVGHYLRALEDLQRALGAPDPLDRWQAAEELGQHVSVRALDPLLNAFRTARNPLIRLRALESLQSVLRGLPRSVAEYEVTARLESMRERAGSAEVYLAIAALLDLSGQLELAATEYQRAFDTGNPDPVVLRRWVQIRQERRQPFSAAVAARQLALWSLEVAREEVVSTEGGVPLASARQLCAASENARFAADVIARVRKDTTEFPEDLNSFERTVTDAVKLSEARLADAELLLRERNPDARLCRDRQVSERLGSAVKERTAALEAVGAKLPKLAPVLLELARDRDPSPEVRAVAASRLSALSSRGD; this is encoded by the coding sequence ATGGCCAGGCCCCTTTCGCTCGCGGTGCTCCTTTTCCTCACCGGTTGCGCGTCCGGCGCGTTCCAGCGCGCGAGGGATGCGGACACGGTGGAGGCGTACCGCGACTTCCTGCGAGAGCACCCGAAGGACGATCTGGCCGAGGCGGCCGAGGCGCGCATCGAGGAGCTGGAGTTCGCGCGGGCGAAGAAGCTGCACACGGTGCTGGCCTACAAGCGTTTCCTGGAGGAGCACCCGGAGTCGGCGCATGAGCGCGCGGCGCGCTCGCTCTTGGAGGGTTTGCGTTTCAACGCGGCGAAGGAGGCGGGCACGGCGGCGGCGTGGCGCCAGTTCCTGGCGGATCACCCGGAAGGGGCGCAGCGCGACGAGGCGAAGCGGCTGCTGGCGGAGGCGGAGCAGAAGGAGCTGGCTGTCTCCGAGGATCCGAAGCAGCTGTCGGCCTTCCTGCGCGAGGCGGGGGATGATCCACGGCGGCAGGAGGTGGAGTCGAAGCTGGACGATCAAGCCTTCACCCAGGCGAAAGCCTCGGGGGCGGCGAAGCTCTTCGGGTACCTGCGGGACTTCCCGGCGGGGCGCCACCGCGAGGAGGCCAAGGTCCGGCTGCTGGATCTAGAGGTGGAGGGCCTGCTCGTCTCGGGGCTGCTGGAGGAGGCCGAGGCGCGGGTGAAGACGCACCCGCTGGGCCCTCAGCTCAAGGACTTCCCGGAGCGCCTGAGCCGGGCCCGGAGCGCGCGGGAGGCGCTCGCGAACCGCGAGCCGCTGGTCCAGGCTGCGCACGTGGGGCACTACCTGAGAGCGCTCGAGGATCTTCAGCGCGCGCTGGGAGCACCGGATCCGCTGGATCGCTGGCAGGCGGCGGAGGAGCTGGGGCAGCACGTCTCGGTGCGCGCCTTGGATCCGCTGCTCAACGCCTTCCGCACGGCGCGCAACCCGCTGATCCGCCTGCGGGCGCTGGAGAGCCTCCAGAGCGTGCTCCGGGGCCTGCCGCGTTCGGTGGCCGAGTACGAGGTGACGGCGCGGCTGGAGAGCATGCGTGAGCGGGCGGGCAGCGCGGAGGTGTACCTGGCGATCGCGGCGCTGCTGGACCTGAGCGGGCAGTTGGAGCTGGCGGCCACGGAGTACCAGCGGGCCTTCGACACGGGGAACCCGGATCCGGTGGTGCTGCGCCGTTGGGTGCAGATCCGCCAGGAGCGGCGGCAGCCCTTCTCGGCGGCGGTGGCGGCGCGGCAGCTGGCGCTCTGGTCGCTGGAGGTGGCGCGCGAGGAGGTGGTGTCCACCGAAGGCGGAGTGCCGCTGGCCTCGGCCCGGCAGCTCTGCGCGGCGTCGGAGAACGCGCGCTTCGCCGCGGACGTGATTGCCCGGGTGCGCAAGGACACGACGGAGTTCCCCGAGGATCTGAACAGCTTCGAGCGGACGGTGACGGACGCGGTGAAGCTCTCGGAGGCGCGGCTGGCGGACGCGGAGCTGCTGCTGCGCGAGCGCAACCCGGACGCCCGCCTGTGCCGGGATCGCCAGGTGAGCGAGCGCCTGGGCAGCGCGGTGAAGGAGCGTACGGCGGCGCTGGAGGCCGTGGGCGCGAAGCTGCCGAAGCTCGCCCCGGTGCTCCTGGAGCTGGCGAGGGATCGGGATCCGTCTCCGGAAGTGCGCGCGGTGGCGGCCTCTCGCCTCTCGGCGCTCTCGTCGCGCGGGGACTGA
- a CDS encoding CHAP domain-containing protein, translating into MRYIALLAGMVWMTGCATGAPPPMGGRMAFEAMRYRPATPSAMPRDIPPEREEPAVAVVQTPPAPAPAPAEARPVVAKREESAAPAPTPATSRAQRPEPKKRAQPAPRPVVSRDARETVLATARGLVGKTQVKAAGRTFPSDCTGLVEAAYAQAGISLRGGAKPGDNGVTALYRYAQAHGRVYTGGRPSAGDLVFFRETYDQNRDGRRNDGLTHVGIVDQVAADGTVTVIHRVSRGVMRYRMNLSKPRVAKDPRSGQVINDTLRAPGPGRTFALTGQLFAAYATVLPTPKAAPVAVARR; encoded by the coding sequence ATGAGGTACATCGCGCTACTGGCTGGGATGGTGTGGATGACGGGGTGCGCCACCGGAGCTCCGCCGCCCATGGGCGGGAGGATGGCCTTCGAGGCCATGCGCTACCGCCCCGCCACCCCCTCCGCCATGCCGCGCGACATTCCCCCCGAGCGCGAGGAGCCCGCGGTCGCGGTCGTTCAGACGCCTCCGGCTCCGGCTCCCGCTCCGGCCGAGGCTCGCCCCGTCGTGGCGAAGCGAGAGGAGTCCGCCGCCCCTGCCCCCACCCCCGCCACGTCTCGCGCCCAGCGCCCCGAGCCGAAGAAGCGCGCTCAGCCCGCTCCGCGTCCGGTCGTGTCTCGCGATGCGCGGGAGACGGTGCTCGCCACCGCGCGCGGACTGGTGGGGAAGACCCAGGTGAAGGCCGCGGGCCGCACCTTTCCTTCCGACTGCACCGGGCTCGTCGAGGCCGCCTATGCGCAGGCGGGCATCTCGCTGCGCGGCGGCGCGAAGCCGGGAGACAACGGCGTCACCGCGCTCTACCGCTACGCCCAGGCCCACGGCCGCGTGTACACCGGCGGCCGGCCCTCGGCGGGAGATCTCGTCTTCTTCCGGGAGACCTACGACCAGAACCGCGACGGCCGGCGCAACGACGGGCTCACCCACGTGGGAATCGTGGACCAGGTGGCCGCCGACGGCACCGTCACCGTCATCCACCGCGTGAGTCGCGGCGTGATGCGCTACCGGATGAACCTCTCGAAGCCCCGGGTCGCCAAGGATCCGCGCTCCGGGCAGGTGATCAACGACACACTGCGGGCCCCGGGGCCCGGGAGGACTTTCGCCCTCACCGGGCAGCTCTTCGCGGCCTATGCCACCGTGCTGCCCACCCCCAAGGCAGCGCCGGTGGCCGTGGCCCGCCGGTAG
- a CDS encoding glycosyltransferase family 2 protein, protein MAEVFFWCAALLLLHTYFFYPLCLVAIDGVAQAFYNLRSTRAAKRERESKTGLVPSVSLVVAAYNEASCIQQKLENSLALDYPAHRFEVLIGSDGSTDGTDERVKQCPDTRVRLSAAARAGKTTVLNRCIPMAMGDIIVLSDANTMIEPEAIQALVRHFEDPEVGAVCGKLRLYNPTKKDYEESAYWNYESLIKFYEGKRGSVVGANGGLYAIRRTLFTQLPPSTIVDDFVIPLRILEQGYKVVYEAEAVAHEETTEDYGKEFGRRARIAAGNFQSLKMVPGLLLPTAGFPAFAFWSHKLLRWCAPALMAVALLANLFLLDSVFYRLTLFSQAMFYALAYLGKAGVLKGTGKRIASVAYYFVTMNLAIVVGFWRFLRNAQKAAWDRTARPAA, encoded by the coding sequence ATGGCGGAGGTTTTCTTCTGGTGTGCCGCCCTGTTACTGCTGCACACCTACTTTTTCTACCCATTGTGTCTGGTGGCTATCGATGGGGTCGCGCAGGCGTTCTACAACCTGCGCTCGACGCGAGCTGCGAAGCGGGAGCGTGAATCCAAGACGGGGCTGGTGCCCTCGGTGAGCCTGGTGGTGGCCGCCTACAACGAGGCGAGCTGCATCCAGCAGAAGTTGGAGAACAGCCTGGCGCTGGACTACCCGGCGCACCGCTTCGAGGTGCTGATCGGCTCGGACGGCTCGACGGATGGGACGGATGAGCGGGTGAAGCAGTGCCCGGACACGCGGGTGCGGCTGTCGGCGGCGGCGCGGGCGGGGAAGACGACGGTGCTCAACCGCTGCATCCCCATGGCGATGGGGGACATCATCGTCCTGTCCGACGCGAACACGATGATCGAGCCGGAGGCCATCCAGGCCCTGGTGCGCCACTTCGAGGATCCAGAGGTGGGCGCGGTGTGCGGCAAGCTGCGGCTCTACAACCCGACGAAGAAGGACTACGAGGAGAGCGCGTACTGGAACTACGAGTCGCTCATCAAGTTCTACGAGGGCAAGCGCGGCTCGGTGGTGGGCGCCAACGGCGGGCTGTACGCGATTCGCCGCACGCTCTTCACGCAGTTGCCGCCGTCCACCATCGTCGATGACTTCGTGATTCCGCTGCGCATCCTCGAGCAGGGCTACAAGGTGGTGTACGAGGCCGAGGCGGTGGCGCACGAGGAGACGACGGAGGACTACGGCAAGGAGTTCGGCCGTCGGGCGCGCATCGCGGCGGGCAACTTCCAGAGCCTGAAGATGGTGCCGGGGCTGCTGCTGCCGACGGCGGGCTTCCCGGCGTTCGCCTTCTGGTCGCACAAGCTGTTGCGCTGGTGCGCGCCGGCGCTGATGGCGGTGGCGCTGCTGGCCAACCTGTTCCTGCTGGACAGCGTGTTCTACCGGCTGACGCTCTTCTCCCAGGCGATGTTCTACGCGCTGGCGTACCTGGGGAAGGCCGGGGTGCTGAAGGGGACGGGGAAGCGGATCGCCTCGGTGGCCTACTACTTCGTGACGATGAACCTGGCGATCGTGGTGGGCTTCTGGCGCTTCCTGCGCAACGCGCAGAAGGCGGCCTGGGATCGCACCGCGCGCCCCGCCGCGTAG